A genomic segment from Pseudomonas sp. S09G 359 encodes:
- the fliN gene encoding flagellar motor switch protein FliN: protein MATEHENTSAEDQALADEWAAALEETGDVGQDDIDALLAADAATAPASNRLPMEEFGSVPKNNDPVTLDGPNLDVILDIPVSISMEVGSTEINIRNLLQLNQGSVIELDRLAGEPLDVLVNGTLIAHGEVVVVNEKFGIRLTDVISPSERIKKLR from the coding sequence ATGGCTACCGAACACGAAAACACTTCCGCCGAAGACCAGGCCCTGGCTGACGAATGGGCCGCGGCCCTGGAAGAAACCGGCGATGTTGGCCAGGACGATATCGACGCCCTGCTGGCCGCCGACGCTGCCACTGCGCCGGCCAGCAACCGCCTGCCGATGGAAGAATTCGGCAGCGTGCCGAAGAACAACGATCCGGTGACCCTCGACGGCCCGAACCTGGATGTGATCCTGGATATTCCGGTGTCGATCTCCATGGAAGTCGGCAGCACCGAAATCAACATCCGCAACCTGCTGCAACTCAACCAGGGCTCGGTGATCGAGCTGGACCGCCTGGCCGGCGAGCCGCTGGACGTGTTGGTCAACGGCACCTTGATCGCCCACGGCGAAGTGGTCGTGGTCAACGAGAAGTTCGGCATCCGCCTGACGGACGTGATCAGCCCGAGTGAACGCATCAAGAAGTTGCGCTGA
- the fliG gene encoding flagellar motor switch protein FliG, with product MSDNRAAVAKLTKVDKAAVLLLSLGETDAAQVLRHMGPKEVQRVGVAMAQMRNVHREQVEQVMSEFVEIVGDQTSLGVGSDSYIRKMLTSALGEDKANGLIDRILLGGNTSGLDSLKWMEPRAVADVIRYEHPQIQAIVVAYLDPDQAGEVLGHFDHKVRLDIILRVSSLNTVQPAALKELNTILEKQFSGNSNASRTTLGGIKRAADIMNFLDSSVEGQLMDSIREIDDTLSGQIEDLMFVFNNLSDVDDRGIQALLREVSSDVLVLALKGSDEGVKEKIFKNMSKRASELLRDDLEAKGPVRVSDVETAQKEILTIARRMAEAGEIVLGGKGGEEMI from the coding sequence ATGAGTGATAATCGAGCCGCTGTTGCCAAACTCACCAAGGTCGACAAAGCCGCTGTGCTGCTGCTGTCCCTCGGTGAAACCGACGCCGCCCAAGTGCTGCGCCACATGGGCCCTAAAGAGGTCCAGCGGGTGGGCGTGGCCATGGCGCAAATGCGCAATGTGCACCGCGAGCAAGTCGAGCAGGTGATGAGCGAGTTCGTCGAGATCGTCGGCGACCAGACCAGCCTGGGCGTCGGCTCCGACAGCTACATCCGCAAGATGCTCACCTCGGCCTTGGGCGAAGACAAGGCCAACGGCCTGATCGACCGCATCCTGCTGGGTGGCAACACCAGCGGCCTCGATAGCCTCAAGTGGATGGAGCCGCGCGCCGTGGCCGACGTGATCCGCTATGAGCACCCGCAGATCCAGGCCATCGTCGTCGCGTACCTCGACCCGGACCAGGCCGGTGAAGTGCTCGGCCACTTCGACCATAAAGTGCGCCTGGACATCATCCTGCGCGTGTCGTCGCTGAACACGGTGCAGCCGGCGGCCCTGAAAGAACTCAACACGATTCTGGAGAAGCAATTCTCCGGCAACTCGAATGCCTCGCGGACCACCTTGGGTGGTATCAAGCGCGCGGCCGACATCATGAACTTCCTCGACAGCTCGGTCGAAGGCCAGTTGATGGACTCGATCCGCGAGATCGACGACACCCTGTCCGGCCAGATCGAAGACCTTATGTTCGTGTTCAACAACCTCTCCGATGTCGACGACCGTGGCATCCAGGCGCTGCTGCGCGAGGTCTCGTCCGACGTGTTGGTGCTGGCACTCAAGGGCTCCGACGAAGGCGTCAAAGAGAAGATCTTCAAGAACATGTCCAAGCGTGCGTCCGAACTGTTGCGCGACGACCTGGAGGCCAAGGGCCCGGTGCGCGTCAGCGACGTGGAAACCGCACAGAAAGAAATTCTCACCATTGCCCGCCGTATGGCCGAAGCCGGAGAAATCGTTCTCGGTGGGAAGGGCGGCGAAGAAATGATTTAA
- a CDS encoding fused response regulator/phosphatase, with product MSALAPVLEALTILIVEDSAADLLLLSTIVRRQGHQVLTASNGAQALEVFTRERPQLVLMDALMPVMDGFEAARRIKQLAGEELVPIIFLTSLRESEALAQCLDAGGDDFLPKPYNQLILAAKINAMDRLRRLQATVLQQRDLIAKHHDYLLHEQRVAKAVFDKVAHSGCINAAPNIRYLQSPYALFNGDLLLAAYTPSGDMHVLLGDFTGHGLPAAVGAMPLAEVFYGMTAKGYGLAQTLREMNAKLKRILPVDMFCCATLLCLSTQRRVVEVWNGGMPDGYVHEVASGKRTPLQSRHLPLGVLSAQAFDDRTEVWPMALGDRVFLLSDGVLDTADANDQLFGAERLQQVFAANREPNRLFEDIEQALAAFRGEVRDDVSMVEITLQPGQSLRATGPLYADSGQSCPLDWSVSFEFRAETLKRYNPLPYLLQLLLEIHGLREQSGALYSVMAELYSNALEHGVLGLDSRLKRDAQGFAEYYRQRNERLAQLNTGFVRVHVEVVPTSAGGKMTLRLEDSGPGFDVEQVLARPLDIDRLSGRGLSLVRQLSSDVRWADGGRSVCVEFCWGALA from the coding sequence TTGAGTGCCCTGGCCCCCGTCCTCGAGGCGCTGACCATCCTGATCGTCGAGGACAGCGCCGCCGACTTGTTGTTGCTGTCCACCATCGTGCGCCGCCAGGGCCATCAGGTACTTACCGCCAGCAATGGCGCGCAAGCGCTCGAGGTGTTTACCCGCGAGCGCCCGCAACTGGTGTTGATGGACGCGCTGATGCCGGTGATGGACGGCTTCGAAGCGGCGCGACGGATCAAGCAGCTGGCAGGGGAGGAGCTGGTCCCGATCATCTTCCTCACCTCCCTGCGCGAAAGCGAAGCCCTCGCCCAGTGCCTGGATGCCGGTGGCGATGACTTCCTGCCCAAACCCTATAACCAGTTGATCCTGGCCGCGAAGATCAACGCCATGGACCGCCTGCGCCGCCTGCAAGCCACGGTGTTGCAGCAGCGCGATCTGATCGCCAAGCACCATGACTATCTATTGCATGAGCAGCGGGTGGCCAAGGCGGTGTTCGACAAGGTCGCGCATTCCGGCTGCATCAATGCCGCGCCGAATATCCGCTACCTGCAATCGCCCTATGCGCTGTTCAATGGCGACCTGCTGCTGGCGGCCTACACGCCGTCCGGTGACATGCATGTGCTACTCGGCGATTTCACCGGCCACGGCTTGCCGGCAGCGGTGGGCGCCATGCCCCTGGCGGAAGTGTTCTATGGCATGACCGCCAAGGGCTACGGCCTGGCGCAGACCCTGCGGGAGATGAATGCCAAGCTCAAGCGCATCCTGCCGGTGGACATGTTTTGCTGCGCCACCCTGTTGTGCCTGAGCACCCAGCGGCGGGTGGTGGAGGTGTGGAACGGCGGCATGCCCGACGGCTATGTGCATGAAGTCGCCAGCGGCAAGCGCACGCCGCTGCAGTCACGGCATTTACCACTGGGCGTGCTGTCGGCACAGGCGTTTGATGACCGCACCGAAGTCTGGCCCATGGCGCTGGGTGACCGTGTGTTCCTGCTGTCCGACGGGGTGCTGGATACCGCCGACGCGAATGACCAGCTGTTCGGCGCCGAGCGCTTGCAGCAGGTCTTTGCCGCCAACCGCGAGCCGAATCGCCTGTTCGAAGACATCGAGCAGGCCCTGGCGGCGTTTCGCGGTGAGGTGCGCGATGACGTGAGCATGGTGGAAATCACCTTGCAGCCCGGCCAATCGCTGCGCGCGACTGGGCCGCTGTATGCCGACAGCGGCCAGTCGTGCCCGCTGGATTGGTCGGTGAGTTTCGAGTTCCGCGCCGAAACCCTCAAGCGCTACAACCCGCTGCCGTATCTGCTGCAACTGTTGCTGGAGATCCACGGCCTGCGCGAGCAGAGCGGGGCGCTCTACAGTGTGATGGCCGAGTTGTATTCCAATGCCCTGGAACATGGCGTGCTGGGCCTGGATTCACGGCTCAAGCGCGATGCCCAAGGGTTTGCCGAATATTATCGCCAGCGTAACGAGCGCCTGGCGCAACTGAATACCGGATTTGTGCGCGTGCATGTGGAGGTCGTGCCGACGTCGGCGGGCGGCAAAATGACCTTGCGCCTGGAGGACAGTGGCCCGGGGTTTGACGTGGAACAGGTGTTGGCGCGGCCGCTGGATATCGACCGTCTGTCTGGCCGGGGCCTGAGCCTGGTGCGTCAACTGAGCAGCGATGTACGCTGGGCCGATGGCGGGCGCAGTGTCTGCGTGGAGTTTTGCTGGGGGGCTCTGGCATAA
- the fliL gene encoding flagellar basal body-associated protein FliL, whose product MAKSDDAAKAPAGKGKLKLILVIVLGLLLAIGASVGGTWYIMHSSASKPAPAAESASNVKQPAIFEPMLPAFVANFNQNGRQRYLQVSITLLARDKGDLEALKVHMPVIRNNLVMLFSSQSFDTLATPVGQEMLRQKVTASVQEVAQKELGKVVVEQALFTNFVLQ is encoded by the coding sequence ATGGCGAAGAGCGACGACGCAGCAAAAGCACCCGCAGGCAAAGGCAAGCTCAAGCTTATCCTGGTCATAGTCCTGGGCCTGCTCCTGGCCATCGGCGCCTCGGTGGGTGGCACCTGGTACATCATGCACAGCAGTGCAAGCAAACCGGCACCCGCCGCCGAATCCGCCAGTAACGTCAAGCAACCGGCAATCTTCGAGCCGATGCTCCCGGCCTTCGTGGCCAACTTCAACCAGAACGGTCGGCAACGCTACTTGCAGGTGAGCATCACCTTGCTCGCGCGTGACAAGGGCGACCTGGAAGCGCTCAAGGTGCACATGCCCGTGATCCGCAACAACCTGGTGATGCTGTTCTCCAGCCAGAGCTTCGACACCCTGGCCACCCCGGTGGGCCAGGAAATGCTGCGTCAGAAGGTCACTGCCAGCGTGCAGGAAGTGGCCCAGAAAGAACTCGGCAAAGTCGTGGTCGAGCAGGCGCTCTTCACTAATTTCGTATTGCAGTAG
- a CDS encoding Hpt domain-containing protein, whose product MAEIHMDPQVLSGLQEVMEGEYPKLLDTFLDDSQKRVEALRKARDDAKALGRIAHSFKGSSGNLGAVRLAQLCQRLELESSEVTADLGALVDQIDREFALVRPMYESERERFAGV is encoded by the coding sequence GTGGCAGAGATTCATATGGACCCGCAGGTGTTGTCGGGTTTGCAGGAGGTCATGGAAGGCGAGTACCCCAAGTTGCTTGATACGTTTCTGGATGATTCCCAAAAGCGGGTCGAAGCGCTGCGCAAGGCTCGCGATGATGCCAAGGCGCTGGGGCGCATAGCGCATAGTTTCAAAGGCAGTAGCGGGAATTTGGGCGCGGTGCGGTTGGCGCAGTTGTGTCAGCGGTTGGAGCTTGAGTCCTCTGAGGTGACGGCGGACCTCGGGGCGTTGGTGGATCAGATTGATCGGGAGTTTGCTTTGGTTCGGCCGATGTATGAATCCGAGCGGGAGCGGTTTGCCGGGGTTTGA
- a CDS encoding flagellar hook-length control protein FliK gives MPVAPNSLLQAAPAAKPQAPVATPQVAAADPRDKGPGFAQVFASQGAKPSVKADDNSAKPTRDKPVDASAKPAAGDDKPAASTPAVADSGNTLPANPPAKSDDSASKDDDAAVDPTLVQQPPADPVVDPAMLAAVTPVAVPVPVPVETPAPATSAKDDKAAPVVAAPLAATEAAKPAFDPEADPLDAMPAVRLAMEQGGHVSASSQAPAKTAPAPTQDQPTAAQNFAAGLATMVDQQATKDSTDSGGEKAFSGLIEGGLKDLKEASSDTRVDDFANRLAALTQAATPKTANALPPLTNAPLAMHQSGWTDEIVNRVMYLSSANLKSAEIQLQPAELGRLDIKVNMTADQQAQVNFMSAHPVVREALESQSGRLREMFAQQGMGQVDVNVSDQSRGQEQQQQQAQTRGVSGNGGRGGDNGDSGNHIDVAEAVTPVTSTVIGSSAVDYYA, from the coding sequence ATGCCAGTCGCCCCCAATTCGCTCCTTCAGGCTGCCCCTGCGGCCAAGCCTCAAGCGCCCGTCGCCACCCCACAGGTTGCGGCTGCGGACCCACGGGACAAGGGCCCTGGCTTCGCTCAGGTGTTCGCCAGCCAAGGCGCAAAACCTTCGGTAAAAGCCGATGACAACTCGGCCAAGCCCACGCGGGACAAGCCTGTGGATGCCAGCGCCAAGCCGGCCGCCGGTGACGACAAGCCTGCCGCCAGCACACCGGCGGTTGCCGATAGCGGCAATACCTTGCCTGCCAACCCGCCGGCCAAGTCTGACGACAGTGCCAGCAAAGATGACGACGCCGCGGTCGACCCGACCCTGGTGCAGCAGCCTCCGGCTGATCCGGTTGTCGACCCGGCCATGCTGGCCGCCGTGACGCCAGTGGCCGTGCCGGTGCCAGTGCCGGTGGAAACCCCGGCGCCTGCTACCAGCGCCAAGGATGACAAGGCGGCGCCTGTGGTCGCTGCGCCACTTGCGGCGACCGAGGCGGCCAAGCCGGCCTTCGACCCCGAGGCCGACCCCCTCGACGCGATGCCGGCCGTGCGCCTGGCGATGGAGCAGGGCGGGCACGTGTCCGCCAGCAGCCAGGCGCCGGCAAAGACCGCCCCGGCACCGACCCAGGACCAGCCGACCGCCGCGCAGAATTTCGCCGCCGGCCTGGCCACTATGGTCGACCAGCAAGCCACCAAGGACAGCACTGACTCGGGTGGCGAAAAGGCCTTCAGCGGCTTGATCGAAGGCGGCCTCAAGGACCTGAAGGAGGCCAGCAGCGACACCCGCGTCGATGACTTCGCCAACCGCCTGGCCGCGCTGACCCAGGCCGCCACGCCGAAAACCGCGAACGCCTTGCCGCCGCTGACCAATGCGCCGCTGGCCATGCACCAGAGCGGCTGGACCGACGAGATCGTCAACCGCGTGATGTACCTGTCCAGCGCCAACCTCAAGTCGGCCGAGATCCAGTTGCAACCGGCCGAACTGGGCCGCCTGGATATCAAGGTCAACATGACCGCCGACCAGCAGGCCCAGGTCAACTTCATGAGCGCCCACCCGGTGGTGCGTGAAGCGCTGGAAAGCCAGTCCGGCCGCCTGCGGGAGATGTTCGCCCAGCAAGGCATGGGGCAGGTGGACGTGAACGTGTCTGACCAGTCCCGTGGCCAGGAGCAGCAACAACAGCAGGCCCAGACCCGTGGCGTGAGCGGCAACGGCGGGCGTGGCGGCGATAACGGCGACAGCGGCAACCACATTGATGTGGCTGAAGCAGTGACGCCGGTAACGTCGACTGTGATCGGCTCCAGCGCAGTGGATTACTACGCCTGA
- the fliJ gene encoding flagellar export protein FliJ codes for MASTRSSRLAPVVDMAEKAEKTAVQRLGYFQGQVRLAESKLGDLERFRAEYQEQWIERGTKGVSGQWLMGYQGFLNQLETAVGQQRQSLAWHQNNLDKARESWQEAFARVEGLRKLVQRYIDEARAIEDKREQKLLDELSQRLPRQSQF; via the coding sequence ATGGCCAGCACCCGCTCTTCACGCCTGGCCCCGGTGGTCGACATGGCCGAAAAGGCCGAAAAAACCGCGGTGCAGCGCCTCGGTTATTTCCAGGGCCAAGTCCGTTTGGCGGAAAGCAAGCTGGGCGACCTTGAGCGCTTTCGCGCCGAATACCAGGAACAATGGATCGAGCGTGGCACCAAAGGCGTGTCGGGCCAGTGGCTGATGGGTTATCAGGGCTTTCTCAACCAACTGGAAACCGCCGTCGGCCAGCAGCGCCAAAGCCTGGCCTGGCACCAGAACAACCTCGACAAGGCTCGCGAGAGCTGGCAAGAAGCCTTCGCCCGCGTTGAAGGCCTGCGCAAACTGGTGCAGCGCTACATTGACGAAGCCCGGGCAATTGAAGACAAGCGCGAGCAAAAGCTGCTCGACGAATTATCCCAACGTCTTCCCCGCCAGTCGCAGTTCTAA
- the fliI gene encoding flagellar protein export ATPase FliI produces the protein MRLDRTSFAKRLGGYVEATELPGQPILEGRLLRMVGLTLEAEGLRAAMGSRCMVINDDSYHPVQVEAEVMGFSGNKIFLMPVGSLAGIAPGARVVPLADTGRLPMGMSMLGRVLDGAGRALDGKGGMKAEDWVPMDGPTINPLNRNPISVPLDVGIRSINGLLTVGRGQRLGLFAGTGVGKSVLLGMMTRFTEADIIVVGLIGERGREVKEFIEHSLGEEGLKRSVVVASPADDAPLMRLRAAMYCTRIAEYFRDKGKNVLLLMDSLTRFAQAQREIALAIGEPPATKGYPPSVFAKLPKLVERAGNAEAGGGSITAFYTVLSEGDDQQDPIADSARGVLDGHIVLSRRLAEEGHYPAIDIEASISRVMPAVVTPEHMARAQHFKQLWSRYQQSRDLISVGAYVAGGDRETDLAIALQPQLVTYLRQGLNDKISMGESEAHLGSIFAPAPGG, from the coding sequence ATGCGCCTTGACCGCACCAGCTTCGCCAAGCGCCTCGGCGGCTATGTCGAAGCCACCGAATTGCCTGGCCAGCCGATTCTCGAAGGGCGCCTGTTGCGCATGGTCGGCCTGACCCTCGAAGCCGAGGGCCTGCGCGCCGCCATGGGCAGCCGCTGCATGGTGATCAACGACGACAGCTACCACCCGGTGCAGGTCGAAGCCGAAGTGATGGGCTTTTCCGGCAACAAGATTTTCCTGATGCCCGTGGGCAGCCTGGCCGGCATCGCCCCTGGTGCTCGCGTAGTGCCGCTGGCTGATACCGGTCGCCTGCCTATGGGCATGAGTATGCTCGGCCGCGTCCTCGACGGCGCCGGCCGCGCGCTGGACGGCAAGGGCGGCATGAAGGCCGAAGACTGGGTGCCGATGGATGGTCCCACCATCAACCCGCTCAACCGCAACCCCATCAGCGTGCCGCTGGATGTGGGCATTCGCAGCATCAACGGCTTATTGACGGTCGGCCGTGGCCAGCGTCTGGGCCTGTTTGCCGGTACCGGCGTGGGTAAATCGGTGTTGCTGGGCATGATGACCCGCTTTACCGAAGCCGACATCATTGTGGTCGGGTTGATCGGTGAGCGCGGCCGCGAGGTGAAGGAGTTCATCGAGCACAGCCTCGGCGAAGAAGGGCTCAAGCGTTCGGTCGTCGTCGCCTCCCCGGCGGATGACGCGCCACTCATGCGTTTGCGCGCTGCGATGTACTGCACGCGGATCGCCGAATATTTTCGCGACAAGGGCAAGAATGTCCTGTTGCTGATGGACTCGCTCACGCGTTTTGCCCAGGCCCAGCGGGAAATCGCCTTGGCCATCGGCGAGCCGCCGGCTACCAAGGGTTACCCGCCGTCAGTGTTCGCCAAGCTGCCGAAGCTGGTGGAGCGCGCCGGTAATGCCGAGGCGGGCGGTGGCTCGATCACCGCGTTCTATACCGTGCTGTCCGAAGGCGATGACCAGCAGGACCCGATTGCCGACTCGGCGCGGGGCGTACTCGACGGCCACATCGTGCTGTCGCGGCGCCTGGCGGAAGAGGGGCACTACCCGGCCATCGACATCGAAGCCTCCATCAGCCGGGTGATGCCGGCGGTGGTCACGCCGGAGCACATGGCCCGCGCGCAGCATTTCAAGCAGTTGTGGTCGCGTTATCAACAGAGCCGCGACCTGATCAGCGTGGGCGCCTATGTGGCCGGCGGTGACCGCGAAACCGACCTGGCTATCGCCCTGCAACCGCAGTTGGTGACCTACTTGCGCCAGGGCCTCAACGACAAGATCAGCATGGGTGAAAGCGAAGCGCACCTGGGCTCGATCTTCGCCCCGGCGCCAGGCGGCTAA
- a CDS encoding STAS domain-containing protein, protein MSVESEVSLDGKKLTIAIKGRFDFGSHQTFRDAYERFYKVPELYVVDLKETTYMDSSALGMLLLLRDHAGGEEAEVRVINSSSDVRKILAISNFDKLFDIN, encoded by the coding sequence ATGTCAGTCGAATCAGAAGTGTCCCTGGACGGGAAGAAGTTGACGATCGCCATCAAGGGCCGGTTCGACTTCGGCAGCCACCAGACTTTTCGTGACGCCTATGAGCGTTTCTACAAGGTGCCCGAGCTGTATGTGGTCGACCTGAAGGAAACCACCTATATGGACAGCTCGGCCCTGGGCATGCTCCTGTTGTTACGCGACCACGCCGGCGGTGAAGAAGCGGAGGTCCGGGTGATCAACAGCAGCTCCGATGTGCGCAAGATCCTCGCCATCTCCAATTTCGACAAACTGTTCGACATCAATTGA
- the fliH gene encoding flagellar assembly protein FliH — protein MSNKDEAPSDLIRARDVGGFDIWSLPSFDPHVPEPEPEPVEEPPVEMEEVPLDEVQPLTLEELESIRQEAYNEGFAAGEKDGFRATTLKVRQEAEEALSVKLASLERLMGGLFDPIAEQDSQIEKAMVHLVEHIARQVIQRELVLDSSHIESVMREALKLLPLGVGNVRLYINPQDFEQVKALRERHEETWRIVEDAALQPGGCRVETEHSRIDATVETRISQIMAKLLDQVHEQVLNPAEPDLSVDLDAPDAP, from the coding sequence ATGTCGAACAAAGATGAGGCGCCCAGCGATCTGATTCGCGCACGGGACGTGGGTGGGTTCGATATCTGGTCGTTGCCCAGTTTCGACCCGCATGTGCCTGAGCCCGAACCCGAGCCGGTCGAAGAACCGCCGGTGGAAATGGAAGAAGTGCCGCTGGACGAAGTCCAGCCACTGACCCTGGAAGAGTTGGAAAGCATCCGCCAGGAGGCCTACAACGAAGGCTTTGCCGCCGGCGAAAAAGACGGTTTTCGGGCCACCACGCTCAAGGTCCGCCAGGAAGCCGAGGAAGCCCTGAGCGTCAAGCTGGCCAGCCTGGAACGCTTGATGGGCGGGCTCTTCGACCCGATCGCCGAACAGGATTCGCAGATCGAAAAAGCCATGGTGCACCTGGTGGAGCACATCGCCCGCCAAGTGATCCAGCGCGAACTGGTGCTCGATTCCAGCCATATCGAAAGCGTCATGCGCGAAGCCCTCAAGCTGCTGCCCCTGGGCGTCGGCAATGTGCGGCTGTACATCAACCCGCAGGATTTCGAACAGGTCAAAGCCCTGCGCGAGCGCCATGAAGAAACCTGGCGCATCGTCGAGGACGCGGCGCTGCAGCCGGGTGGTTGCCGCGTCGAAACCGAACACAGCCGCATCGATGCGACGGTGGAAACCCGTATCAGCCAGATCATGGCCAAGCTGCTCGATCAAGTGCATGAGCAGGTGCTGAACCCGGCGGAACCCGACCTGAGCGTGGACCTGGACGCCCCCGATGCGCCTTGA
- the fliM gene encoding flagellar motor switch protein FliM, whose product MAVQDLLSQDEIDALLHGVDDGLVQTEMAAEPGSVKSYDLTSQDRIVRGRMPTLEMINERFARYTRISMFNMLRRSADVAVGGVQVMKFGEYVHSLYVPTSLNLVKIKPLRGTALFILDAKLVFKLVDNFFGGDGRHAKIEGREFTPTELRVVRMVLEQAFIDLKEAWQAIMEVNFEYINSEVNPAMANIVGPSEAIVVSTFHIELDGGGGDLHVTMPYSMIEPVREMLDAGFQSDLDDQDERWVKALREDLLDVDVPLSATVARRQLRLRDILHMQPGDIIPVELPEEMIMRANGVPSFKVKLGSHKGNLALQVVEPINRR is encoded by the coding sequence ATGGCCGTGCAAGACCTGCTGTCCCAGGATGAAATCGACGCGCTGTTGCATGGCGTCGACGATGGTCTGGTACAGACCGAAATGGCTGCCGAGCCCGGCAGCGTCAAAAGTTATGACCTGACCAGCCAGGATCGCATCGTCCGTGGACGTATGCCGACCCTGGAAATGATCAACGAGCGTTTCGCCCGCTATACCCGTATCAGCATGTTCAACATGCTGCGCCGCTCGGCGGACGTTGCGGTGGGCGGCGTGCAGGTGATGAAGTTCGGTGAATACGTGCACTCGCTGTACGTGCCCACCAGCCTCAACCTGGTCAAGATCAAGCCGCTGCGCGGTACCGCGCTGTTCATCCTCGACGCCAAACTGGTGTTCAAGCTGGTGGACAACTTCTTCGGCGGCGACGGCCGCCACGCCAAGATCGAAGGCCGTGAATTCACCCCCACCGAATTGCGGGTGGTGCGCATGGTGCTGGAGCAGGCCTTCATCGACTTGAAGGAAGCCTGGCAGGCGATCATGGAAGTCAATTTCGAGTACATCAACTCGGAAGTGAACCCGGCCATGGCCAACATCGTCGGCCCCAGCGAAGCGATTGTGGTGTCCACCTTCCACATCGAACTCGATGGCGGTGGCGGTGACCTGCACGTGACCATGCCGTACTCGATGATCGAGCCGGTGCGCGAGATGCTCGACGCCGGTTTCCAGTCCGACCTCGACGACCAGGACGAACGCTGGGTCAAGGCCCTGCGCGAAGACCTGCTGGACGTCGACGTGCCGCTGAGCGCCACCGTGGCCCGTCGCCAACTGCGCCTGCGGGATATTTTGCACATGCAGCCTGGGGACATCATCCCCGTCGAATTGCCGGAAGAAATGATCATGCGCGCCAATGGCGTGCCGTCGTTCAAGGTCAAGCTCGGTTCCCACAAGGGCAACCTGGCTTTGCAAGTGGTTGAGCCCATCAACCGTCGCTGA